CCAGGGATGCCTCGTCTTTCCTGAGGTTCCCAAGAGAGGGGGATCtcagcagagaggctgagggGTGAGTGCCTTCTGCTCCCTAAAAACCCCTTCATCCCAGACACCCCTTCATCCCTCTAAATTATCTtctccccctcttcctcctcccagctccagcctctaCCCGGATGCTGCGGGATGTCTCTGgcaaagctggaaaaataaaaccagtgcaAAGCACGGCTCTAAGGGTGGTTTGTCCTTTGGAGGGGAGGAAAGAGGGTCCCTCATCCCCATTCCCAaactggcagcagccacagaccTGCCCAGATCCCACCCTGATACACCCCAGCCCTTCACAGGAGCCTTGTCCAGCTGGGATGACAGGGAATAATTCTTTATTTCCATACTGAAACTAAGCAACTGCTTACAAAACTGCACAgtcctcccttccctccctccttccacaCATCCCGGCCTCCAACTTCCACCAGCACCGGCATTGGGGCTTTTTGTCCAACCAGTTACAAGCACAAAACAATCTAAAGGCGGAAAACACAcggaattgggaaaaaaaactaaacaataAGTTCATGGAGCACGGGGAAGGCAATGTCTGACTTCCCTTACGCCAACAGCTACAACAGGGGAGCTCGATAATCCCACCTGGATAATCCCACCTGGATATTCCCACCCACCTCCCACCCtgaatcccaaaaaatcccagccccactTCCAGGGCTACAGGCTGTAGAACTTGAGGCTCCGATCCATGCCTGTGGAAGCGATGAACTTGGCATGGTGGCCAAAGGCGACTCCTGTGGTCAGGCCGCTGTGCTCTGGGGACAGAAAACAATCCATGGTCACAATTCCGAGTGGATTTGGCCCATTCCCGCCCCAGCCACTTCCATGATTCCCAGAGTCCCTCACCTGTGAAGTGGAGGATCTCCGTCCACTGCTTGCAGATGTAGATCTGGACATCGGTCCCGCCCAGCGCCAGATAGGTCCCGCTCTGGTCGAAAATCAGGGATTTCACCTGCGGAGAAGAATCACAACAAGGCGTTGGAAAAGCTCCAAAGGGCTTTTCTGGGATGCCACAACCCCTGGAGCAGAGAGGCCATGGGGGAGAGGGGACATCACCCACCTCGAAGTTGTTATCCAGCTGCAACGTCTTGAAGTTCTTGAGCTTCCTCAGATCCCAGAGCTTGACGGAGGAGTCGTCGGCTGCCGTGGCCAGGTAGTATCCGTTCTCGGAAAAGGCGATGCTGGTGATGGGGCCGGAGTGTCCCGGGAAGTTGGCCACGTTGGTGCGTTCCTGGGGACAAGGCGGTCAGGGGGAATCACAGCGCTGGGATGTGGCATCATTCCCAACCCACCCGCGCGGTCACGGTGTCACCAGcggctgctctggagctggaatCTCGGGACTTTTGGAGAAACCTCCACAAACATTCCTCAAAGTCCTGCTCCTTGGACTGATCCCCAAACCAAGCTCAGACACCCCCAAGCCCCTGCTTGCTCCCACACATTCCCATCAGCCCTCACCTTCAGATCCCAGATCTTGATTTGGGAATCCATCGTTCCCGTCCCAAAAATGAGCCCGTCCGGGTGGAACTGGGCACAGGTGAGAGCTGTGGAGACAGCAGGAGAATCAGACGCTTGGGAAGAGTCCCAAGAGGGTTGGGAAGATTTGGAAGGTTGGGAAGGCTCAAGAGGGTTGGGAAGAtacagggagctgggaatatTTTGAGAGTTGGGAACACTCAAGAAGGTTGATGAGATTGGAAGGGTTGGGAAGACTCAGGAAGGCTGGGAAGGCTACCAAGACCCTTCCAAAGGAGTTTCCATGAACTCCAGGAGCCAAGGGATGCCCAGAATATGGAAAATCAACTCCAAGGCTTACCGCATCCAGAGCTCTCATCCGTCACCTTGGTGAGGACACGGCCGGTCTGGATATCCGAGAAAGCCCAGTactgggagagaggaagagcGTTGGACACGGGAGGGGTGGGAAGCCAAGGTGGGAtctgtgggatggggagggattCACCTGGTCATCCGAGGAGCTGAGCAGGTAATCACCCGTGGCGTGGAGGCTGAGCCCGGTCACGGAGCCCTCGTGGGCACGGACCACCTGGACGCAGGAGGCGTTGGGAACGGACCAGATCCGGATCGTGGCGTCGGGAGAAGCCGAGAACACCAATTCCTACGCAAGGACAACACCAGAAGGTTCACCCGGGAAGAATTCACCtcccccagggctcccagcaggagATTCCACCAGAGGAGGGTCCTGATATCCAGACCTGATGCATCCCGGAGGTGAGGGAAGAGCCAGACGCACCTGGGATGGGTGGAAGACGACGCTGGTGACTTTCTTGGTGTGGCCCTTGAGCGTGGCCAGGATCTGCTCCGAGCTCTTGTCGAACACAATGACGTTTTTGTCGGCTCCACCTGGAAAACGGAGCAGGAAGCGCTGGGATGGCAGTGTGGGGCCAGCCAACTCCAAATCCACCTGCCGTATGTCCCCTGTCCTCCTTCAAATTCccaaaaacacagagaaagagaTCCACTCCCAGGTGGGAAGCCCCTGGGAAAGCTCCCTTACCAGTGAGGATCTTGTTGGTGTCGGAAGGACACAGATCCAAGGCAAGAATTCCTGGGATGCTGGCGCTGTGCAGCCCCTGTGTGAGGGAAGAGAACCCCAAATTACTGCCACAAGCACCACAACCCTCCCAAACGGAATCAAGAGGCAATTCCCAGCTCCATGTGGGAGTTTCCCTGtcctttcccctcccagcacTCACCACGTGCGAGGCCACCTGCCGGTACTTGCTGAGCTCCTCCGGCTtcaccagctcctctgggacTGTCTTACCCCTCTGGAAAAAACAGGGATGAACATCAGCCTTGGCTGGAGCACggcacatcccagctccctccaaaTCCCTGGAGAAGGCCACTCACCTTCTTACGCTCCGTGGTCAGCACCGTCGCCTTGTCTTGGAGCTGGAAAACAAGAGGAGGGTGGGCACAGACCGGGAATTCCGCGATGGGGAGATGGAGAGGGGAACACGTGGAACGCTGCCCCTACCTTCTGGATGATCTCCGGGGTCATTCCCGCCAGCTCTCCCAGATCCATGGCCTCACCAGCGCCCTGTGTGGCACAGAAGGAAGGGATGTACAGAGAGAGAATTCGAGAGCAATGAGCAGGAAAAGGGTTGGGAATGAGTGGGaaaagggctgggatggggagcaggacTCACGGCCACGTTGGGCTGCGCCGACGGCACCGCCTGGGGCACGATGAGCCCGGCCTGCGGCTTCAGCGTGGCCAGAGCTGCGAAAACACAACAGGTTTAGAGGAAAGCCGGGATGAAGCGCTTCCCAGCGCCCCTTCCCGGGAACACCCCGCGTCCGTGTCACCTTCTCTGGCGGCAGTGACCTCCTTGGTGAGGCGGGCGATGACCCTGCAGGCGGCATCGTGCTGGTACAGGGCGTGGGACAGCTCCTGGCGCGTGGTCTGCAGCTGCTGCCGCAGCGTGAAGCTGTGCAGCATCACAGCATCCTGCCGGGAAGCGCCGCCGTCAGCCGCGGAGCGCCGGgaccccggccccggcagcgccccCGGCACTCACCCACTCGTCCTGCAGGGCTTTCAGGATGGCCGGGATGCTGGTGGCCGAGGGAGGCTTGGGCCGGATCGGGTGGGCGACTGCAAGAAAGACGGACACGTCGTCATCCGCGTCCCTGATATCCCTATGGATCGCCGCGCTCCCATCCCTTCCCTATCCCATCTCGCCGTGCCTCCTTtgcccctctccttcccagcctccacaGCCGAGTCCGGCATCTCCAACCCCACAACACCTCGGGCACCGCCATTCCCGACCCCGGAGCCGCCGCTTTTCCCGCGCCCGTTCCCGATGCCGGCACCTTTGATGTCGATGAGCTGCTCCTCGGACAGCGGCTGGTTGTTGACGGGGTCGGTGCCGTTCTCCGCGATGTACTTCTCGATCAGCCGCCGCTCGTACACGTGGTTGGACACGGGCGACACACACGGGTGCTCCGGGACCTCGTTGGAAACTGCGGGGGAAAGAGAAGGATAGGGCAGCACGGGAACGGGGCTTTGGGAACTCCCTGCCCGGTGAGCCCCCGGTGAGCCCGGCTGTCCCCGCCCCGCAGCCCGGGATCCCCCATTCGGTAGCGCTCCCCCCCCCGCCCTCTCTCCGCACTCACTGGAGCAGATGAGCGCCATGGCGGAGGCCGGGGGGTCGCGGCGCTCCGCTTACGGCCCCGCTGCCCTTCCGAGGCTGTTTCCGGTTCTCCTTTCCGGTCCGGGGGGGGTCCCGGTTCCGGTTCCGGTTGGCGCGCGCGgcccccgcgccgctcccgaGCGCTCAcgcgggcgccgccgccgccggaaCCGGAAGCGCTCCCGGCATCCCCCGCGCTGcaccgcccccccccccccccccccccaccggCGGGAACGGCGCTTCCCGGCGGGCAccgcgcgccgccgcccgcctccCGCTGTTGCCATGGTGACCGCGCTCCCGGCATGCGCCGCGACCGTCCCGGGGACTACAGCTCCCAGCGTGCCCCGCGGCGGAGCCCAGGGAAGCCCCGGTgagggggggccgggggggacCCCGGGGTGGGGGGTGGAATTCGGGGAAAATTCGGGGCGAATTCGGGGAAAGTCGGGGGGCAATGGAGGGAAAATGGGCGGGGGGCGCTGCAGGGAGGGGATAGGCGGGATGAGGGAGCCGCGGTGGGCGTTCCTGGGGGGGATCCCGGGGGAACCGGGGGGATCccgcgggggggggggggcagtgggaggtgggTACAGAGGGGCCGGGGGGGATCCCGGGGGGATCAGAGGGATCCCGGAGCCCGCGGAGATGTGGGTGGGCTGTGCgcagagggatttggggatccAGCGGGCACTGGGGAGATCCCGTGGGCATTGGGAAGactggggggattttggggatcgTGAAGGGCGGAGGGCCCGGGGGGGGGCGGGCACAGGGGCGATCGGGGGTTCCAGGGGAATGGGGGGAACTGGGCGGGGCTGGGCACAGTGCGACTGGGGAGATCCcgggggcactggggacaagtggggagcacagggggtCTCGGGGGTGGCAGTGGTGGCGGTGTCCCATCCCCGAGCGCCCCGCTCCCTCCTTTGGGAAGGGGTGcccccccttccctgccaggcCCGGTGCCCTTGGCTGTGTCCCGCTGACTCTTGTCGATCCCAAAAATAGCCGGGACACCCGGGCCTGTGCTGAGGGAGAGGCATGGAACTGGGCTGTGGGGCCTccagcctcccctcctgcttgggggaccccaaaaccagcaagtgaaccccaaaaccagcagggcttccccctcccagcagccccacatGTGTCTCTTTCCCCACAGATCCCGGGTTCCAGCATGGGGAGTGCCGTGGGGCACCgggccctgctggccctgctgctgtggatcCCATTCCTCATGGGATCGGCGGGGGATGGGGCCAAGGATGGCCAGGAGGGATTCCAGGGACACGCCACCACCTCTGATGACCTGCTGCTCCGGCTGGGAAGATCCACTTGGGACACCCTGGAAAACTGGGTGGGACGCCAGCCCCTGCGGATGGTGGCGGAGGTGGGATCCCGATTCCCAAACCTCCCCGGGAGTTCCTTGTGCAGGGGCATGGGACATTTTCCCACTCCCTTATCCCCATCtttccctgcagagcctctcctCCACCCTCTGGATCGTTTCCTCTGGGATCTCCGCCGCCCTGACCACGCTCTGTGGGATCCTGGGGGATCTCCTGGCCGCCTCCAGCATCAACGGTGAGTGGGGCTCCGCCGGTGGGGCGGCTCCGCCCCCGTTCCCGGTGCTGACTCCCGGATCCCATTCCCAGGCCACCGGCTGGTGCGAGCGGCAGCGCTGGCTCCCGGCCAAGTGCAGAGGGTGCTCCTGTGGGCGGTGGCCGCCCTGGTGGcatcctggctgctggcccGCCTCcgagggctgctgctgccgctgctccgCGGCgtcaagcttttctttttcctcgGAGCCTTCCTGCACGTGGCCGCTTCCCAGGAGAGCCCCACGGTGCAGGCGGGAATGCTGCTGGGCCTGTGGCTGCTCTacaccttcctgggcagcctggtggCATCCTCGGATCCCAGCGCCCGGCTGGATGCGGCCGTGAAGAGCCTGGAGTGGAAGGTGGAGGAGCTGCGGCGGCGCCAGAAGTTTGGGGGGCCCCGGAACCGGGAGGATTGAGCCCCCCTAAAGCTTTCCCAAAGCTTGGCTCTGTCATCCCGAGCATCCCGAGCATGCGTCCCCCCCGCTCCGCTGAGCCCCCCGCaccccctcctctgctccctggttCTCCCAGGGGTCCTGGGAGGCCCCCATCCCTCTGGGAGCACCCCAAAACGGGGGGCTGTGCCTTGCCACACGTGCCACAAGTGCCTTCGCCCCGAAAGCCCCCACACGCCCCAAGTGTGGGAGAAGAGCTCCCACATTCCCTGCCTGCCGGGGATGTTGGCCCGGCCCAGCCGGCGTGGGGTGCAGAGGGGatcccattccccatcccgGGGGCTCTGCTTGTTTTGGGGTCCCCTCACTGTCGGATTTTGGGTtttaagctgctttttaaaCGGTTTTGATAATGTGGTTTGGAATAAAGACGGATTTATCCGGCCTGGCCCCGCTGCTTTCCCAGGGGAAGGGGGTCAGGCTCAGAGCTGGCCCCCCAGTCCATtcagggtgggaagggaggaggaggaagaggaggagaaggagggtgGTTTATCCACGCCAGGATCCCACCAccctccagctgtccctgctgtgcttcccGCTCGCCCCATGCCCCTCGCCACGGATGTCCTTGTCCTTCCCATGTCCCCAGTATCCCTGGTGGAACAGGGGCACATGGATGGCAGCTGGGGGAAGAATTCCCACCCTCCTGTTCTGCTCCGGGGGTCTCCGTGTGGCCTGGGGTGTCCAatgctggctggggctgggagtgggATGAGGAacagggattgggatggggatgaggagcAGCGGTGGGGATGGGGAGTGGGATGCGGGTCGGaatggggagcagggatgggaatggggaatggggtgAGGATGAGAATGGGGAGCAGGGCGGGGaatggggagcagggctgggaatggggagtGGGATGGGATGCGGCTCgggctgtggagcaggagctggagccccgggcacggccgggcTCTAGGACCCGGCGGGACGAGGCGGCGCCGGTGCCGGTCCCGCCCCGGCCCCATTGTCTCGGCGCGGGGGCGGAGGGACGGGAGGCACCGGCGGAGCGACAGGAGGCAccggcggcaccggcaccggcggCACCGGCGGACGGACCGAGCCCCCCCGGCCATGGCCTCGGCGCCCCGGCTGGCGCTGCTGGCCGCCGCCCTGCTCTGCGCTCCGGGTAAGTGGGAATGGCACCGGGAAAGGCATCGGGAACGGCAGCTGGCACCGGGAACAGCACCGGGCACCGATTCCGACCTCGCTCCGCACCCCTCCCGCCGGTCCTGCCGGGATCCGCTCCCGCGTGGACCCGCCACCCGGGTCGATTCTCCCCTTTCCCCACGTCCCTCCGTTCCGCCGGGATCCCGGGAGCCGGGGCGACCTCaccccctcctcctctttcctcgCGTTTCCCGGGATCCGCGTCCCCCATTCCGCGGGGATCCGTGCCCCCTCCACCGCCTGGGATCCCGAGGGGGTCTCCCGGGGAACGTGGGATCCGCTGGGATCTCGAGGGGGGAATCTCCTCCCAATCCCCACGGGAACCCGCCGCCCGAGGAACTCCCGTTCCCCTCGGATCCCGGGATCTGCCCGGCCTCTCTCCCCGCACACCTGATCCCCAAGGTGGGATCGATTCCCGGCCGTGAGCAAGCCCTGCCCGGCTATCCAGGTGGGATCTGCTCCCTGTGATGAGGGATCCCTTTGATCAGGGCACCATGAGCCTGGATCCCTCTCTGCAGGACGCGGTTCCAACCTTCTCCCCGGTGGGGAATGCATTCCCGCAGGGaacagccagcactgggggaaCCGAGTGGCCCCCCCAGTCCTGATGCAGGGATGGGATAACCCCGGGATGGGATAACCCCGGGATGGGGCAAGCATGGCAGGGGTGACCTCAGACTGCGGTGGCCCAGGCAAGGGGTCACCCTGTGTGCTGCCACAAAGGTGGGCACAAAGAGCCCCGCTTGCCACCCCTGTGCGCCCCATTCCCACGGTGTCCCTGTGGGAAGTGACACATCCATGTGCCCGCAGTGAGGGGTGACGGGGAGCCCCCGGGTCCCGTGTTCCTGCCGGCGGAGCTGGAGGTCCTTGGGGTGCCCGAGTCCTACCGGCTGCAGAGGGTGGATCAGGACGTGGCCCCCAACTCTTCCCTGCACACCCGCTCCGAGACATTCCTGCTGCTTCGTGCCGGATCCCAGCCCCTGGTCCAGGCCACCTACCCCCCGTTCAGCATCCGCCAGGTAACCAGCactcccctgtcccctgggccACCCCAGGGTGTCCTGGCCCCCACCACCATCCTGGTGTCCTTACAGGAGGTGTCCGTGGAGAGCCCCCCCGGCTCAGCAGCTTGGGCCATCCGCGGTGTGTCCCTGGAGAGCTCTGTGTCCCCTGCCGAGCCCGTGGCCCGTGTCCTCTTCCATCTGCACGGGCCCGACTGGATGCCTGGGAAGCAGGATCATGCCGGGACCCGGAATCATCCCAAGGACTGGGACCATCCTGGGGTCTGGGATCAGCCTGAAGTCTGGGACCACCCTGGGGGTCAGGGTCACCCCAGGGACTGGGATCATCCCAGGGAGCAGGACCACCCTGGGGTCCGGGATCACCCCAGGAACTGGGATCACCCTGGGGATCATGACCACCCCAGGGACCAGAACCACCCCGAGCAGCAGGACCACCATGGAGTCCGGGATCACCCCAAGGACTGGGATCACCCCAAAGAACGGCACCATCCTGGGATCCACGATCACCCCAAGTACTGGGACCACCTCAAGGACCAGGACCACCGTGAGCAGCAAGACCACCCTGGGAACTGGGATTCTTCAAGGGATTGGGATCACTCCAGAGCTCGGGATCTCCCCTGTGTCACCCTCCACGCTCACCACCGCGGGCGGGTGGCCCGGGGGACATGTCGCCTGCAGGTCAGTGCCACCCTGGGGACCCAGGGGACCCACAGCTCACCCCCAGCCTAATCCCAGGACCCCCTCTCCCCTGCAGGCCCCACTGGGCGTGTGCGTGGTGGAGCTGGAGATCCCTCCACGCTGGTTCTCCCTGGGATCCCTCCATTCCCACCGGAGCCGCCGGCGAGATTCCGACCCCGTGGAGCCTCCGGAGCGCCCAGAACCGGCTGAGCTGCGCTACAGCGTGGGGGAGTGCGGGGGTCGGGAGCAGGAGGCTCCCAGgttcctgggaatgctggagctGCGAGCAGGAGAGCCGGAGAGGCGGCAGGAGGTGCGGCTGGACGAGAAGGTGCTGCTgcgtgtccccaatgtccccctgCGGCCTGGGCAGCGCTTCACGGCCACCATCGCTCTGCGCCACAACTTCACCGCTGACAGCCTGACCCTGAGGTGAGAGCGGGGACGATGGGGACAccctgtgacactgtgggacaCTGTGACAAAGTGCGTGACGTGATACTATGTGAAATTGTGTGACACTGTGACAAAGTGCGTGACTGTGAGTGACACACTGTGACGGTGAGCGACACTGTGTGACAGTCTGTGACATTGTGTGGCAATCTGTGGCAGTGTGTGAACACTTGATACCACCCGCACTGAGTGACACTGTGTGACAGTGGGACTGTGACACTATTGGATACCAGCTGACAGGATCTGATactgtgtgacactgtgtgacactgtgtgacactgtgtgacactgtgtgacTGTGAGTGATACCCAGTGATTGTGAGAGACTCTGTGGGACACTGTCTGAATACCACCTGACactgtgtgacactgtgtgacATTTTGGGGCAGTGTGTGACACCATGCCACACCATCTGACactgtgtgacactgtgtgacATTTTGGGGCAGTGTGCGACACCATCTGACACTGTGTGACACCATGTGCCCCACAGGATCAAGGCCAAGAAGGGCCTGCAGGTGGTCTCCGCCCATCCCACAATTCCCAGCATCTGGAGCGTGCACCTCGAGCGTTCCCGTGGTCCCAAGCACTCCACGGCCATAGTGACATGCCGGCGGCTTGGG
This region of Motacilla alba alba isolate MOTALB_02 chromosome 5, Motacilla_alba_V1.0_pri, whole genome shotgun sequence genomic DNA includes:
- the PRPF19 gene encoding pre-mRNA-processing factor 19 produces the protein MALICSISNEVPEHPCVSPVSNHVYERRLIEKYIAENGTDPVNNQPLSEEQLIDIKVAHPIRPKPPSATSIPAILKALQDEWDAVMLHSFTLRQQLQTTRQELSHALYQHDAACRVIARLTKEVTAAREALATLKPQAGLIVPQAVPSAQPNVAGAGEAMDLGELAGMTPEIIQKLQDKATVLTTERKKRGKTVPEELVKPEELSKYRQVASHVGLHSASIPGILALDLCPSDTNKILTGGADKNVIVFDKSSEQILATLKGHTKKVTSVVFHPSQELVFSASPDATIRIWSVPNASCVQVVRAHEGSVTGLSLHATGDYLLSSSDDQYWAFSDIQTGRVLTKVTDESSGCALTCAQFHPDGLIFGTGTMDSQIKIWDLKERTNVANFPGHSGPITSIAFSENGYYLATAADDSSVKLWDLRKLKNFKTLQLDNNFEVKSLIFDQSGTYLALGGTDVQIYICKQWTEILHFTEHSGLTTGVAFGHHAKFIASTGMDRSLKFYSL
- the TMEM109 gene encoding transmembrane protein 109 isoform X2, with the protein product MVTALPACAATVPGTTAPSVPRGGAQIPGSSMGSAVGHRALLALLLWIPFLMGSAGDGAKDGQEGFQGHATTSDDLLLRLGRSTWDTLENWVGRQPLRMVAESLSSTLWIVSSGISAALTTLCGILGDLLAASSINGHRLVRAAALAPGQVQRVLLWAVAALVASWLLARLRGLLLPLLRGVKLFFFLGAFLHVAASQESPTVQAGMLLGLWLLYTFLGSLVASSDPSARLDAAVKSLEWKVEELRRRQKFGGPRNRED
- the TMEM109 gene encoding transmembrane protein 109 isoform X1 — translated: MGSAVGHRALLALLLWIPFLMGSAGDGAKDGQEGFQGHATTSDDLLLRLGRSTWDTLENWVGRQPLRMVAESLSSTLWIVSSGISAALTTLCGILGDLLAASSINGHRLVRAAALAPGQVQRVLLWAVAALVASWLLARLRGLLLPLLRGVKLFFFLGAFLHVAASQESPTVQAGMLLGLWLLYTFLGSLVASSDPSARLDAAVKSLEWKVEELRRRQKFGGPRNRED